Proteins found in one Allorhizobium pseudoryzae genomic segment:
- a CDS encoding ETC complex I subunit: MTAKIYRPAKTAMQSGKAKTHLWVLEFDQEEPRRIDPILGYTSSSDMKQQVRLTFETQELAQAYAERNGIDYRVIPPKEAKRQTVSYSDNFRFNRTQPWTH; encoded by the coding sequence ATGACCGCGAAGATTTATCGTCCTGCAAAGACCGCCATGCAATCCGGCAAGGCCAAGACCCATCTCTGGGTGCTTGAATTCGATCAGGAAGAGCCGCGGCGCATCGATCCTATCCTCGGGTACACATCCTCGTCCGACATGAAGCAGCAGGTCCGCCTGACCTTCGAGACGCAGGAACTGGCTCAGGCCTATGCCGAGCGCAACGGCATCGACTACCGCGTCATCCCGCCGAAGGAAGCCAAGCGTCAGACCGTTTCCTATTCGGACAACTTCCGTTTCAATCGCACCCAGCCCTGGACTCACTGA